From Pigmentibacter ruber, a single genomic window includes:
- a CDS encoding C1 family peptidase produces MLISNFCKKSIITFFAAFSLTSVAKEENQNLILENSVNSNEIDYKDGILPFKNSANSVDLGMANVPVRDIGAYGYIVVFSTVSALNAKLKLPYLIDVNCTNALLNTIYPNSATPEETLDTLKEFGIVFERKNLKCGFTIKKEEYLKISNKNYKSQISYKSYPKLSINELKLTLKNGHRVLIGTSLQDNLGDPISVNGFNLKVIGNSKIYDGGLYACQQPQSNENYCLNGNSGTLLIAIGYDDNQQLIKLRNSWGVNAGENGDFYMTYSFYEKMASNSVVIN; encoded by the coding sequence ATGCTAATATCAAATTTTTGCAAAAAATCTATTATAACTTTTTTTGCAGCATTTTCTTTAACGTCTGTTGCAAAGGAAGAGAACCAAAATTTAATTTTAGAAAATTCTGTAAATAGTAATGAAATAGATTACAAAGATGGTATACTACCTTTTAAAAATTCAGCAAACTCAGTTGATTTAGGTATGGCTAATGTACCTGTAAGAGACATTGGTGCCTATGGTTACATTGTTGTATTTTCAACTGTTAGTGCCTTGAATGCAAAATTGAAATTACCTTATTTAATTGATGTGAATTGTACTAATGCTCTTTTAAACACTATATATCCTAACTCAGCGACTCCTGAAGAAACTTTAGACACATTAAAAGAATTTGGGATAGTTTTTGAACGAAAGAATTTAAAATGTGGTTTTACAATTAAAAAAGAAGAATATCTAAAAATTAGCAATAAAAATTATAAATCTCAAATTTCATATAAAAGTTATCCAAAGTTAAGTATAAATGAATTAAAATTAACATTAAAAAATGGTCATAGAGTACTAATAGGAACTTCTCTTCAAGATAATCTTGGCGATCCTATTTCAGTAAATGGCTTTAATTTAAAAGTCATTGGAAATTCTAAAATTTATGATGGTGGTTTATATGCTTGCCAGCAACCTCAAAGTAACGAAAATTATTGCTTAAATGGAAACTCTGGTACTTTATTAATCGCTATCGGATACGATGATAATCAACAGTTAATAAAGTTACGGAACTCTTGGGGAGTTAATGCTGGTGAAAATGGTGATTTCTATATGACTTATTCTTTTTATGAAAAAATGGCGAGTAACTCTGTAGTTATTAATTAA
- a CDS encoding POTRA domain-containing protein — MLSYKRKVISFFIFITIFELLLFRSFLSINTCFAQESNELDVKNFTIITPKVAEGMIVADIDFRGNSRTSDDVIENNLELEENEPFTSEKLRISMQNLKNLQVFSKIDVTLFLDDKNRLIIRFDIEEKWTLLPYFLAGSGGGTSYLVLGLYETNFIGRLYTFNFTYGCKNSNCSTFVYFRNPSVLGSPFNIVSYLTKEHNVYHVYNHDRDILGTFSNQRDMINLFTDLKITPSFFIGLGFLYLNNYISEDGITSSDAENNKNRKYDVPASTSSLALETRLTLGKINYDGLKSDGLSYVTIIDSTLQGYPSKEDNYTSVNSTLLYYKSNFDFGIIPLPKYTVFALRSNISATSSDVTSQQFFVGGLDKLRGFYDGEFSGKYSWFSNFELRVPSLVTEYIALQHAFFSDVGYAADTFPGIFNKFTGVSVGTGIRILPLKINRVALRFDYAYTLNPFNTFGFNFGLLQFF; from the coding sequence TTGTTAAGTTATAAGCGGAAAGTAATATCATTTTTCATATTTATTACTATTTTTGAGTTGTTACTTTTTCGCTCATTCCTTTCAATAAATACATGCTTTGCCCAAGAATCCAATGAGTTAGATGTAAAAAATTTTACAATAATAACCCCCAAAGTAGCTGAAGGAATGATAGTTGCAGATATAGATTTTAGAGGAAATTCAAGAACAAGTGATGATGTGATTGAAAATAATTTAGAACTCGAAGAAAATGAACCTTTTACTTCTGAAAAATTAAGAATTTCAATGCAGAATTTAAAAAATTTGCAAGTATTTTCTAAAATAGATGTAACTTTATTTTTGGATGATAAAAACAGATTAATTATCCGTTTTGATATTGAAGAAAAGTGGACTTTATTACCTTATTTCTTAGCCGGATCTGGTGGTGGTACCTCTTATTTAGTTTTAGGACTTTATGAAACAAATTTTATAGGTAGATTATATACATTTAATTTTACATATGGTTGTAAAAACTCGAACTGTTCTACTTTTGTTTATTTTAGAAACCCGAGTGTTTTAGGTAGTCCTTTTAATATAGTAAGCTATTTGACTAAAGAGCATAATGTTTATCATGTTTATAATCATGATAGAGATATTCTTGGTACCTTTTCAAATCAAAGAGACATGATTAATTTATTTACAGATTTAAAAATTACACCTTCTTTTTTCATAGGACTTGGCTTTTTATATCTTAATAATTATATATCAGAAGATGGAATTACATCGTCTGATGCAGAAAACAATAAGAATCGAAAATATGATGTACCAGCTTCTACTTCATCACTAGCTCTTGAAACAAGATTAACTCTTGGAAAAATAAATTATGATGGATTAAAATCTGATGGCTTGAGTTATGTAACAATTATTGATTCCACTTTGCAAGGATATCCTAGCAAAGAAGATAATTATACTTCAGTCAATAGCACTCTTTTATATTATAAATCTAATTTTGATTTTGGAATTATTCCCCTACCAAAATACACGGTATTTGCTTTGCGTAGCAACATAAGCGCCACATCAAGCGATGTTACTTCTCAGCAATTTTTTGTTGGGGGGCTCGATAAATTAAGAGGTTTTTATGATGGAGAGTTTTCTGGAAAATACTCGTGGTTTAGTAATTTTGAACTTAGAGTACCAAGTTTAGTTACTGAATACATAGCTTTACAACATGCATTTTTCTCCGATGTAGGTTATGCGGCTGATACTTTTCCAGGTATTTTTAATAAATTTACTGGTGTAAGTGTGGGAACTGGAATTAGGATCTTACCCCTAAAAATTAATCGTGTAGCTTTACGATTTGATTATGCTTATACTTTAAATCCCTTTAATACATTTGGATTTAATTTTGGACTTCTCCAATTTTTCTAA
- a CDS encoding TetR/AcrR family transcriptional regulator, with the protein MSRSDLASERKTQIINATIECITRYGYSNFSMQDVARVADVSKGIIHYYFLNKEDLMMTVLDHVSSDIENLLHSGDINSDPITRLSNVIWMCSSIVQNKREYYRINMDFWTQIDQKEKVRQEVASHYAKFRNSIAVIIQHGITQGVFRKGEALQFASMIIAMIDGIALQWLFDEGVFNYDEIVKNSEEAILSFLVVKK; encoded by the coding sequence ATGAGCCGCTCCGATCTTGCTTCAGAAAGAAAAACTCAAATAATCAATGCTACCATTGAATGTATCACACGCTATGGCTACAGTAACTTTTCCATGCAAGATGTAGCAAGAGTTGCGGATGTTTCAAAAGGAATTATTCATTATTATTTTTTAAATAAAGAAGATTTAATGATGACTGTTCTTGACCATGTCAGTTCAGATATCGAAAATCTACTTCATTCAGGTGATATTAATTCAGATCCAATTACCAGACTTTCAAATGTTATTTGGATGTGTTCAAGTATAGTTCAAAATAAGCGTGAATATTATCGGATTAATATGGATTTCTGGACTCAAATTGATCAAAAAGAGAAAGTAAGGCAAGAAGTAGCAAGTCATTATGCTAAATTTAGAAATTCAATTGCAGTTATCATTCAACATGGAATTACCCAAGGAGTTTTTAGAAAAGGCGAAGCATTACAATTTGCTAGTATGATAATTGCAATGATCGATGGAATTGCTTTACAATGGCTTTTTGACGAAGGTGTCTTTAACTATGATGAAATTGTAAAAAACAGCGAAGAAGCAATTCTTAGTTTTTTAGTTGTTAAAAAATAA